ACTACAACGGCACTTTCTCCCATTTCCTGGAGTTGTTCCTAGAGGGCACATGTAAGTAGACGTACCACCTGTAAGTTGGATGTTAGTTGTAGATGTCATCTACTTTGTGGCTTTTCGAATTTTCTTGCTATTCCTcttccttgtttctttctttccttccattaTCTACTTCTTTCGTTCCTTCCTCTTCAGTGAATCACGTGCAACACCCGCAAGTCTTCTGTAAACATCTTGTAAGGAATCGGTAAGCCCCAGAGTGGCCTTTGTGACAATGACTTGGAGAATGATTGATCTCTGTGACGATGACTTAGAGAATGATTGTTGTATGTGGCAGTGCCCTATGGATCGTTCATCGACTTTGAACAGCACATAATGCAGACGCTGGAGGACAATCCTGACATTCCCGTGTTGCACGTGTTCTACGAGGATTTACTCAaggtttgttgttggttgtttgttggttgattgttggttggttgtttgttggttgattgtttgtttgttggttggttgttggttggttggttgttggttggttgttgtttggttgtttgttgttttgtttgttgtttgtttgttgttgttccaACTAAACAGCAAACCTTAAACATAGAACTGATCCAGCAACCAACACTGTATCCCGGTCAACTATCCCAGCCCTATAAACAAGTACCACTTATAGAAAGTAAGGAGAGGAGAGAACCCACAGCACACAGCCCATGACTCGCTGTATCGATAACAGGGGTCCGCTGCACAACATAAGATTAGGTTTTAAGGCGTATTTTCAAACCGTCGTAATGGTTGGGTTAGAGTTAGGGAATACGCGTACCCTGGTCCCGCGTTGCCTCTAGTCACTGGTGTCAGcagattaaaatttaattatctaCAAACTTACCTTTAAAGGTTAACCCTGACTCAAACATGAAATCAGCCTCAAATGTGTTTGCAGGTTAGCAGCACAGGGCGTTGTGTTAGCCTTAGTGTGTCACGCAAGTGCATTCAAACACACGTTTAAAATATGCGTTGCGAAATCTCGTgtggttggggagggggagacgtACACATAAGTTGACCTACATTCTCGTCTGAAGGTAGCAGCCAGgatattattattgctgttgaaCGAGACGTCGCGGCAAAATGAGGTTCTAACTTTGTTTCCTACAGACCAACCTGAACAGTTGGCGTTTTTTTCCATGTCTAAAGACTTGATTCTCGTGCTCTGATAACAGCGCACTTCGCTGAGGTTTAtaaaggcctcagccaatgggacaGCTAGGACAATAATTAGGTTTAGCCGTGTACAAACGTTACGTCACCAATTTGACCTTTTTGTGCTTCACCAAGATATTGGTAAATGGTATTCTACACTGAGTTTTACCAAGCtattagaaacaaataatttatccCATTCAGCCTTTAAGAATAATGGTGATAGTGGtctccccttctttctcttcgttCTTGTGCTTACTTTTTGTTGTCACCACACGTGGAACACATCATTCATCCCAATCGTGTCAAGTCCATATATTCCTCAAGTTTGTCGAATTAGGCAATGATGCAACATGATGTATGAATTCGTCTGTCCATACCCATCTGTCCCTTGCTGACCTGTGGGTCGGTGCGCGATCAGAACTGCGCCGAAGAGCTGCTGAAGGTGCAACGGTTCCTGGGTTATGCGGCGGATGAAAAGCTGTGCTCTGGCATCGCTGCAGCCTGCGAGTTCAAGAAACTGAAGCAGGTCATCGTTGACCGTCCAGACCCTTTACGTGGCGACCACAAGGAAGGATTTGAAGGGGTCTGCAGGAAAggtctgttctttttttctgtgtgacaCTAGTGTAAAACCTCTTGAGGATAGCAGAATGAGCATTACCTTGATTAAGACAACAAACCTAGAGAACTGAATACATAGTtactcaaaaattaaaattattattttttaatatgaaatGAACAAAGAACATTAGACAATGATTTAAGACCAATTTAAACAAACTCTAGACTTTCTAGATATGACGTGGACAAGTTAAGACGGTGGAGAAAACTCAGTCTGACTTGAGCTAATATACTTTGATACCCTGTTGATGTCGAAGAACGACAGGAGACAGGAATGTGGGCGGCCATAGCTACGGATTTACAACTGACACGGAGATTCTTTTGTGCTACTCGGACCGAGTGTACCTGTCCCCGAGTGTTAGTGCGTCGTCGAATGACATTATATCACTGAATGTTACATGAACTTTAcccttttgtttcttcatttgcaGGTGTGATTGGGGattggaagaattttttttcaaaggaggAGGAAGCTGCCTTCAACGAGGTGTTCAGAGCGAAACTGGGAGGAACCATACTTGCTGAGCGTTACCTGAAAGCTTGAACACACTTCATCTTAGGGCCCACACGCTTTCTtatcatatttttcatatttacataCATGAAAATGGTTGTAGACCCATTAATCATCTGAAGCTTATTGAGACTATTATGTATTTGAAACATATACAGATGCTCATGCACCTTGTTCCAGAAACAGGTCGCAACACTTGTTTACCTGACCTGCTGCTAACTCGTGCTGACTGATTTTTCCTAACTCacaaatgttgatattttattcCAGACTCCCTAATGTTTACACGCTAACTCaataatgttattattttgttctatacTCATAACTTTTACACACTATATCAATAAACTTTTTGGAggtaacttttttaaaaattgacaaTCTACTGACCCACGAATGAGTATGTTAAAAATGGCCTTTTATAGGCAAGTTTTTAATCCTTCGGTAAACAGCTCATGAACTTCATGAAAAATCCCGAAATACCATCATGTGcgaaataaagtattttaccAGGTTCATATTGGCTATGATTGTTTTTCTAAGTTTtctgtatgaaatatttaaaaataaatttaggaAGTAGTTGTGACTTCCAAGGGAAGTAATGCAACACGGGTTTGGCCAGAGATAACCTACATCCCTTGAAtacttttcctctcttttaatctctctctcttgcactcATTTTTATACCTTTCATTACCAGCTCTTCTGCTCACTCCTCAGctcctcatcttcatccatgcatTTTGCTTGCTGCTGCTTTTCCTCCTGAGGGCACGTAGAGTATCATCACACGTAAACATGTCTCGAGACGCCATTACATCGATGCACGAACGCCCACACGCGCtgcctgagtgtgtgtgtgactgcgcGTGCTcgcgtgtgtgacgtcatcgttTATAAGTTCGTGTTCGCTGACTTACAAAGAATCGTCACGAGTTGTCTGCTCcgacattttgtaattttatccACTTACCTCCCCTGTTTCTTAAtcgtatttcattttttgtgtcaCAAAGATGACACGACAGCCTCGTAAACGACAAAGCGGCTTTAACTGATATCTCAGGAATGTGTTGCCGGGCCTTTCATttgcctttttttattattgcctTAAATGCTAAACGGCTAAAACGAGAGGTTGGgaatggtgtttttttttaaaggaaatagcAGGTGTGAAAACAGGAATTTAAATAACGTTTTACAACTGAAGGTGATAAAAAGTGTGTCAGCGAATGTTACATTCATCCTGACTTCAATGAactgttgtgtatatatatataactcctTTCAGACATCACTGTACGTGATAaggcatcatggtcctctctatgtactaatcttctgtcgtgggcttctgcccgtgatgaacaaatgtttctttttgttcagcagtgcttttaggcccttggtcacccaaggtttgttgttaggataaacatacactgccttgatggactggtgcaatcaacactattttactcctcacttttactcctaactgtgtgttaaatgtctgtatgggtatgtgagcaaagacaaatttctgtcctcctgggcagacaataaagtctgttttgatttgatttgatttgatttgatttgattttgatttttgataaGACCAATACTGTGAAATACAGCCAGAACAACCTTGTGTATGTGTTAGCACTTAGCAGTACCATCACCTAAACTATTCAACCGAACTAACATTCCCTAAGCGTCTAGTCATCTTACACTATCCTGTATGCCTAGAATTTGTAGACATGTACACATGTAACCTAGGGGAAGTCCTTGCCCACTAGAAGTGAAGAATTTGTCCATGCTTTCTCTAAGGCTTCTACTCCAATCAGAGCAAGAATACCTTGACTGCATGTGTTCGCATCTCCGCGTAAAAACATGTCCTCAAATGTGAGAGGGAGGATGAGACGGTGTGTGTATAAAGACGACAAACTAATGGACGGACAAAGAAATGACAGTTCATCCACCCGTACTCGGAAGGACAACGAACCCAAAGATCCCGTCCTTAATAATTCTACAGTTCACACCGACAAAACGCCTCACCAAAGGGGTTCAGGCTTAGTCTGGACAACAATACGAGTCGTTTGATCAATTTCCTAGGAGACCAGGTAGGTTTACTGTATTTTCTATCCTCTCTTGGGCTATTTGTCTAGGTTGgtctactaaaaaaaaaaaaccatccaaTGGAACTTGGCGTTGGTAAGTGTGATCTTCCCAACGTGCTTAATTCCTTTTAAGGCCCGCTGTGAGAAACACGACTTCCCTCATAATGTTTCTACACTAAAGTAGTCTCTGGTCCCTGAGCATGAGTTAGTGATTCCCCAGTCCTCTGTCAATGATCTGATGAGGCGAGTAaatgttaaagaccaacctgaacggttggCGTTTTTTTCATATAACAGTAGCTATATGCGATATAAGAATAAACTGTAAAtgtcagcctccaaaacccaccAGTTAATTCATTATcccctgcgatcaacgagcgctgataacagtgtatgacgtcacgttggtacaccattcacaacattgccagccgccaacaccaatcacagagagaatgagcgacagttcgggttagtcggacgctgacagtctgcatttctcgtggttttaaaaaactgctactttagcacgagacatacagactttcaacatccgaataacccgaactgtcaCTCTGactggtgttgacggctggcagaGTTCCTCTGCAACCTCTGTGATTAACCTTTCTGATTCAGATCAGAAAGTTTCCGTTGTCTTACAGGAGTGTCTCTTGCTGTCATGTAACATGCTCACAGAATTTGTGTAGGCAATAAAAACCCAAAACTTCACCTTGCAACATTTCTAGAAGGCTTTGAGACACGAAAAGTGACCTTAGAGGAGAGAGTCTCGAAAGACGTGAGATACGTAAGACAGGAAGAGagggaacctttttttttttttacaaaaatgtatcaaATTTCACACAGCGCATACTCTTAAGCTGCTTACCAGGTAAGAAGCAGATCATGTGTCAGTTGGTGCAAAGCAAGAAAAGACCACACCTTTCAGCCAGCCAAGAGGTCACGGATGCACCGCAAGATGAGGTGTGCACATAAAGCAATAGCCGCCAACTCATCATAGTCATCTCCCTTGTCCAAGGTGAACCCTAATGATCTTCTCAACCACTCCaaccacccctctctctctttctccgaCATTCTTTTGTAACTGCTGAGTTACAAGCCTGTCTACTCGTAGATGTCCTCCCATCTTATTTTTCATCTACCATTCCTTCtacttttttgctgttttgcaGGGTTGTCGATATCCCGATGATCTTGAAATGTGTCTCGTTGGCGTATATGTAGCAAGGTCTTTGTATGGTCAGTCACTTGCTCCATTCTGTTTAGTATTTCCTCACTGTCAACTCTCCCTTAAAGCACAGAAGCATCGTGGAAAAGGATGCAAAGTCGGTCAAGCAGAACTGCCACGTAAATCACAGTAACCTGGCTTGCAGGTCATGAAGTACTGAGCATTGCAAGGCGTAGGAACCAGCGGGGTCAAGGGGTGCAGCCGCCCTCTCTAAAAAAGATCCTGAAGAGGCAAGAACGTGAAAGTCGTTCACTACCAACATGAGTTTGCCCTCACCGCACTGCATTGTATTTGTATTCTCTATCCAGAGACACTGGGCTTCAGAAAATCTCTTTCCCCTTGGAAGTGTTAAATCTGTTAAATctcaaatagaaataaataaatcccaACTTTTTTCTATGCTCTGTgagcatatttttaatttatgctttaacaaaattaaacacaCTGTCTTTTTACCTTGTGTTATGTGTTAAATAACAGTTACGGTATTTATACAGAGCCCACTCTTCATGTTGCACACATAAAACTACTCAAATATacacgggcacacacacacagtgacaggGGACACAGAAACtatttcagacattttaaaaaaagagagataaattcTCCGACTAACATACAGTTGGCATTTAGCTCCGGATGAATGGACCAAAGgcagagaaaaactgaaaagactGAACTGACTCGCCATTTATCACGGCCGTTATTTACTTCATCTTGCGAGCAGTGTCAAGACGACTCTCGGTGACAATGTTTCAGTGACACTAGCAATCGTCGCACGTTGGTGGGTGTCAaaccacggatgtgtataggtggactgctgtctgtctgccaagaccaacgcttagcctcttgcgaagttctcctctgttagtctcggcgagccgtaacaaagaatgtgactaaaccggaagctttgtcgtctaatgcctcgtttcagcactggaaaaaaaaatcatctgccagcagtccagtagtacaagttcgtggtcaaaCGTTGAGGTGGAGATCAAATGAGCCCGCCGATGGTCATCAACTAACCCTGTTCTCACAAGCAGGAATCTGCGCGCATCAACCGACCCACACAAGGGTTGCGAAAGCAGACACCTGGGGTAAGGCAAGGATTATCCTGTCGTGGAGAGCACCACGGTGTTACATTAATCTCCTCTCAAGTCTTGAAACAGGCGGCAGAGGGACAACCTGCCACAGGCACAGACAGGGCAACATGTTATTTTTAGTGGCTCATTTCTCTTTCCCAGGGATATTCATACTCCGTCTCGAACTGCCATGTCAAAAGACTGCAGGGACATTCAGGGTTTGTTACTGCGTTCACAAATCCTGGTACTGATGGCAAAGAGGTATTAGCAAAGACTTACCCAGGATTGGCGGATTAGCACAGCAAAGCCTATTTACGTTTTCACAAAAGTGAAACGTTACTACCGTTAGTGTTTCTTGACCAGACGAGACAAAACgcacaatttaattttaaagaagtgAGGTACATGTCAACATATATTTCCCGTCTTTTTGACTTATACATAGTCCAGGATgggttgttttggttttgtttgttttttattttcgttcAGCCCACCTTAGTGgaaaaatgtctgtaaacagGTACAGCATCAGGTGTCGAGGTGGAAGCAaacttcttctctctctttttaggGGTTGTGGCGGGTTTTAGCCGCTGTCATTCTGGGGCATTATGCACGCCAGGGCACAGTGTTTATGGCACAGCTAGTGACAGTTCTGTCCTTGCATTACAGGAGCTTGAAGACGGCCCTTACACAGTAGCTGGGGAACAACTTGCACAACTTACCCCATGTCTACACACCAGTACACATTCATTGAATAACATGATGAGGCTCACTGGGACCCGAACTTACATTGACTAATGCCTACCTACTAATACATTAAATGACATTAGTAATTAACTAATATTAagaattaaataatattaaaaataaacacagagacaGAAACAAGATATATTCGTCAAAAAGATGGAAATCTGTCTCCATTACCTCTTGCCTCATTCAACTCATGACTCATTAACTCACTCAGGTGTTTCATTAACTCACTGGAGTTCGGGAATATTGAGAGAAGGAAAGCAGAGCGAGCCGACAGTGCTGTGTCAAAAGTATTAACCAGTGGAGTGACATTGTGGTGTGAATATCTATTTAATTACGACAAGAGCTTACGGGAACCACACCTGTACTACATCATACGCAGTTGATACAGACCGGGGTCCACAGTCATGAAGCTGTGCGCTGTACCTGACATCAGACGCAGTAAATGTAACCAGCATTCCTACAATGTTGCTGATTGTGATGGAGATGGGGAACTTCTTTAAAACTGTCGATGGCAAGGCAGATGAATAGGTGAATGGCAGGAAAGTGTCAGGTCAGTCATTGCACAACACCGGAGATGTCCGGTGGTGGATggggggaggaagggaggggcGAACACGTGAGGCCCGAGGCTGTTTTCTCGCCGTCAACTTGACGTCCCCTCACTGTGTGACGTGCACGAGACAGGGAGACAGCATAAGTCGTGTTCTCACTCCACACTTCTTGGCCACAAAAACAGGTATGGCTGCTTACTTCACTCCCTGTTGTTGTGAGTGAGAAGTTCTTTCACAAAGTTTGTCATGgtgatgaaattattttatgttgccATTGTTCATTGCGGTCGGGTTGTATGTTCTGACCTGGcgtgtatctctgtgtgtgtgagacagagggtgtgtgtgggtgtgggtgggtataaaataataatttccagTTTTTCAGGCTATTTGGCCTATATGGATGAAAGGACATAGccataaataaatcataaagtGTAAAAGCTGCCTACTACCTCAGGCACAAAAAATAGTAGAATGTTGAGTACAGTTGGAACAATTCAACCAAAAGCTTTTCCAAGTCATTTTCTGATGTATTGTTATGCTAtgttaaaaacactttttagtTTGGATTAGAACATaaacaacatcaataataaaCCCTCAACATTGACTGTTACACACGGTACAATGGGGATGAACTCTTTGTTGCATCAACACATTGGATGTTACACACCATACAGTGAGGATCAACACATTGGATGTTACACTCTGTACAGTGAGGATCAACACACTGTTACACCCTGTTTGGTGATAGTACACATGTTGTTGCATCAGGTGCCATGATGAATAATACACTGGCTGCTACACAATCCACACTAGGAATAACACTGGCTGTTACTGTACAATGAAGATGATGCACTTGCTGTTACTGTTGAAGGATCAACGCACTAGCTGTTATTGCACAGGAGAGATCAACACATAGTACGGTGAGGATCAAAACAGTTACACACTGTATCCTGAGGTTCAACACTATCTGTTACACACTGTACCTTGAGGACTGTATGGTGAGCATCAACACTAATACACACTGTAAGGTGAGCATCAACTCTGTTACACACAGTACGGTGAGGATCAACACTGTTACATACTGCACCGTGAGCATCAACACTGTTACACACTGCACCTTGAGGACCAAAACATTGGCCTGTCTTCTCATCGACACAGCCACGCTTGCTTTTCTGTCCAGAGAGCATGCTGTCTAATGAAGTCCCTCACGAACCTATACATCCACGTGACTTTATCTGTCCACCGAGGGACGCACGTATTTTTCAAAACCATCGCCCAGCTCCAAACACCACTGTACTATATTTCACACGGTTATTCTGGTTTGCCCCAAAGTCTGCGTAGGCCCTAAGGTGCGTgacatcgtgacgtcacgtctTCGGCTGATGTggcaaacaacagcaaaacaaatccGTTGTTTACCAGATCAGCATCTGCactctatataaatatatataacattcCTAAAGTCGTTCTGCGCAGGTATGTGGTGATGCGATGATTTatagcagggatgcccaacctacggcccgcgggccatatccggcccgcgacgcggtgccatccggcccgcgaaacttctgcccacagtgcagaaaatcggcatgttagtaataaaaaaagacataaaaaacgaaaaaaagggaagaagaagtatttatccctacgtaggggcatCTCTCAATCTTtgtttcgatggacgaacatttcgattcagtgctctgacttggtgtctctacgatgaggccggacattcagaagttggtttcgggtaaacaacttcaaatatcccactaattactacataattaatggtaaatacaacttgtttctaataaaaatggtatctgctctattttttttttttttttttttgtatttttgcggtgaagggGCCCGtcacacgcatgtcggaaatgtgtatggcccgcagaccgaaaaaggttgggcatcactgatttaTAGGATTCCGTACTGGCTCggacaaataaaattatgaaggGCACTGGCAGGTGTGTGCTTTTCACTTTGATGAAATGCCACATGACATCATTTGGTCACAGCATGATTGACCAACAGCATAAAACAATGAGCGACTGAGACACTAGCACCGAACCCTCCGCCCCACCAATCTGCATGGGGGTACCCGTCTCTGTGGTCTCTGGTAAAGGGTACGGAATCCAACGGTTTGCTGGGATAACATCCCGCAAGCTCGAGTGTGCGTCTTCAAGATTTATGTGCACACATAAAACTACAATGTCTGTATGAATTTAACTGAAAAATGAGTCGTGCGTTTGTCAGACATCTTTCAGGGTCTTTTAACAGAGAAGAATTATGGTCTAAGTATGTCacgatacatttttttattttttagaagtGTCTTATGGATTTTTTATATGACTagagtgtaatttttttttatgactgtaGGGTAAATCTGTTATATGACCGTCGTGTAAATTTGCCATGAGCTTAGATTCCACAAGGCCCTTTGTGatttttaaggtcttttttaACAGGGCAGAACTGTGTTCCGACAGATACGTTTTCAGGATACAAAAAGATGAGCATAAATGTGTATTCCATATAGGTGTTTATTCAAGATGCAAAACATGAGCATAAATGTCTATtctatgtgtatttttttcgaATGTCATTTTATGTTCGCAGAAGATCAGCACCCGCTGTAAGTTCACAGTCGTTCACTTGTAAAGCTTAGAACTGTTTTGCATCACACTCTGAGGTTGATccagcaacaaagaaacaacatcAAATGGATTCATTTACTGGGTCAAggtcaaaatataaacaaagtgtCTTGAACGCTTTACTTCCAGGAGCCAGCATTCAAGAACCGGGTAGAATTCTCACCCATGTTGCAACTGGCAACGAGGTAGGTGAATACAGTTGAATTTTAAGTACCTACATATATCTATTGTACCTGTGGCTGTACTCTGCTCAACTGTGTAGTGTTAAACTTTACATGTGAACTATTTTAATATCTTATGTcaatttttcaaactttccaTACAGAACaagtttcacaaaatatttatcagaaaGAAAGTTTAAGAAAGCTTTAGACCTACGTGTTcctattgtatttttaaatagcaaaaAATTCCGAATGATAATTTTAATGACTGTCGCAAATATCAGTCTGTTGTATTATGCAAAGTCTACACCAATGTCAATTATTATTCTGATTtgaactttcaaaattatttatctcaAAATAAGCGACATATCGCTATCACAGCAACATGCATACCTTTCCGCAGACAGTTGTGTTCAATGTGGGAGGCACCATGTTTGAGACTTACAAGTCCACACTACACAGCTTGCCCCACAGTCCACTAGCAGACGACTCTTTTCTCCGGAAGCACTTCAGACAAGAGAAAGGTCATTACTTTTTTGATCGGGACCCGGATGTCTTCTGCGCGATTTTGAATTATCTTCGCACAGGAGAACTCCACTTACCAACTAAATGTTGTGGTCCCGCTGTCAAGGTAACAActcttcgtttgtttgtttgtttgtttgtttgttttgtttttgttttgttttgttttgtttgggggggggagTCTTTTTTTACATCTAAGTGAAGGAGTAATTTACTTCAGAAATTCAGAAATGCCACTCAGTTTTGGTAAATTCATATCTTCAGTAGAATATCTCTCAGACAGTCGTTTAcaggaatgaaggaaggaagcGAACATGAACCAGCATATTTATATCATAAATGAAAATGGACCGTTACTATACTTAACTAGTGGTAGTGGAATACAATgtggtttctttgttttgttttgatttgtttctgattttttttttttggggggggtttacttttttgggggggcaggggggagggatggttttgtttttgttttctgttgttggtGGGTCggggttgtttgtttattagcctgcttttggataaaaataataagctaTTTTAGTTCAGCTGGTTAATAAAATGAACACAATTACACTAAGAAGAAAAGAGGGAAACATTGACGTTTTTACTGGCGGCAGACGGAGCTGGAGTTCTGGGGCATTGAGGAGGACGAGATCGAAGAGTGCTGCTGGACCAACTACAATTCATGGACTACCACACTTGACGCACTGCGCAGACTGGAGCAGGACAGAAAGGTAGGCAgtcgtgtgtgtacgtgtgactgtgtaaaatgtgtgtgagagagagagagattatttcaacatgcatgtatatatgtatttatctgCATATTTCTACTATGAGCACTATCTCGAATGGCCTTAGtggattaataaaattgtattatattgtattattgtaaTTGGAGCGGGTTTTGTGTTGCTTGCTCATCCATCTGCCTCTTTCCCATACGCCTTTCGGGTAACCTTGATGAGGCTGTTggggtagtcacgtgaccgtagAATGACACATGTGAAGGAGAGAGGTCTTCAGTAAATTTTATATCTGAACCTCTAATCAATTTTGAAAAAGCCACCATCGGCTTTCTAAAATTATGTCTGCGTTTTCATTCACTCCATATCAATCTTAAGTTGAATGCGCAAACCATCAACCATTTCATTTCTATATTGTTTTAATTGATTGTTCAaagttttacaatttaaaaaattgttcaaaaCTTTCTCGTTTTAATGACTCGTTTGTCTCAG
The Pomacea canaliculata isolate SZHN2017 linkage group LG2, ASM307304v1, whole genome shotgun sequence genome window above contains:
- the LOC112556770 gene encoding sulfotransferase family cytosolic 1B member 1-like → MPVIHAIDSGGNTMKALYVEGCFFPFFPFTKDPKRHLSNIRNLPIRDDDLLLWGYPRTGCHWLWEMICMLSKGSVQYDANTKENYMLDFMTPEMLEAMPSPRTLNSHFYFHHLPAQTKEKKIKFVVLHRDPKDTVVSYYSFMKGFAELFDYNGTFSHFLELFLEGTLPYGSFIDFEQHIMQTLEDNPDIPVLHVFYEDLLKNCAEELLKVQRFLGYAADEKLCSGIAAACEFKKLKQVIVDRPDPLRGDHKEGFEGVCRKGVIGDWKNFFSKEEEAAFNEVFRAKLGGTILAERYLKA